A region from the Paraburkholderia youngii genome encodes:
- a CDS encoding porin: MRKLLVSCAVTAAIAPVMAQAQTSVTLYGVADAFIGYFGNSEGQHVVSMNSGGAGGSRWGIRAKEDLGGGLSAIAVLESGFNINNGTSGQSGRLFGRRAYVGIDSRDFGQIIAGRLQTAGYEWGGTFDPMLLAAASPLGSIGGEEPRPWIFNMLQDPARQDNTIQYSSPTWRGLNGTAAYSWGNNQGLQNATHYQLATLTYANGPLLTSYGFGHSLQPSATIARNTYEHVLGVRYDFNFVALYGTYQVRLNDPGQTDKGWQAGVTIPTGPFGTIRASYGGLSDQNITYASTNGPVTGNWAIRSAAVGYTYQLSKATMLYGFFKKLWNSGIAHQTIYPPGGLGAPTGYHANVTAIGLGLATRF; the protein is encoded by the coding sequence TTGCGTAAACTGCTCGTTAGCTGCGCCGTTACGGCAGCAATCGCGCCTGTGATGGCACAGGCACAGACCAGCGTGACGCTGTATGGCGTCGCCGATGCATTCATCGGCTACTTCGGAAACTCCGAAGGCCAACACGTCGTCAGCATGAACAGCGGCGGTGCCGGTGGTTCCCGTTGGGGCATTCGCGCGAAGGAAGATCTGGGCGGCGGTCTGTCAGCGATCGCCGTGCTCGAAAGCGGCTTCAACATCAACAACGGCACGTCCGGCCAGAGTGGACGTCTGTTCGGGCGTCGCGCCTACGTCGGCATCGACAGCCGCGACTTCGGCCAGATCATTGCAGGTCGCCTGCAAACGGCCGGCTACGAATGGGGCGGCACTTTCGACCCGATGCTGCTGGCAGCAGCCTCGCCGCTCGGCTCGATTGGCGGCGAAGAACCGCGTCCGTGGATTTTCAACATGCTGCAAGATCCCGCTCGCCAGGACAATACGATCCAGTATTCGTCGCCGACGTGGAGGGGTCTGAATGGCACGGCAGCGTATTCGTGGGGCAACAATCAAGGTCTGCAGAACGCGACGCACTACCAACTCGCGACTCTTACCTACGCCAACGGCCCGTTGCTCACGAGCTACGGCTTCGGCCACAGCCTGCAACCGTCAGCGACCATTGCACGCAATACGTACGAACACGTCTTGGGTGTGAGATACGACTTCAACTTCGTCGCGCTCTACGGTACGTACCAAGTGCGTCTGAATGATCCGGGCCAGACCGATAAGGGCTGGCAAGCCGGTGTCACGATTCCGACCGGCCCATTCGGCACCATTCGCGCTTCTTACGGCGGACTGAGCGACCAGAACATTACCTATGCCAGCACAAACGGTCCGGTAACTGGTAATTGGGCGATCCGATCGGCTGCTGTCGGTTACACGTACCAACTCTCGAAGGCGACGATGCTGTACGGCTTCTTCAAGAAGCTCTGGAACAGCGGGATCGCGCACCAAACGATCTACCCGCCCGGTGGTCTCGGTGCCCCGACCGGCTACCACGCCAATGTCACGGCAATCGGCCTGGGTTTGGCAACGCGCTTCTAA
- a CDS encoding zinc-dependent alcohol dehydrogenase, producing the protein MTKKVLAAVKTDVETTELREFDYPQVRPETGILRIEASGVGGSDPELYRKAGHVPVIMGHENVGTIEEVGEIAAKRWGVKPGDRVALHEYLPCWNCEWCMKGDFRLCMEVDFFNVKDRLNTDRFGMSTANKPPHLWGGYAQYMHMPLNTVMHKIPHDMPATHATLAVPFGNGVQWACLDGGAGPGKVVLVFGPGQQGLGCVLAAKAAGSYTVILAGMTRDQTRLDLSLRLGADYAINVETQDLEAEVMRITKGRGVDVVVDTTGDPKGEIVKQAIALAAKGAYLSLNGLEQHVPIGEIKKRYLTVRAPRGRSYAAVELALRYIGSGRYPIDEVCSHTFGLAQTHQAILATAGRGVEGAIHVCVDPWK; encoded by the coding sequence ATGACGAAGAAGGTATTGGCCGCGGTTAAGACGGATGTCGAGACCACCGAATTGCGTGAATTCGATTATCCGCAAGTGCGCCCCGAGACCGGCATTCTGCGCATCGAAGCCAGCGGCGTCGGTGGCAGCGATCCCGAGTTGTATCGCAAGGCCGGTCACGTTCCGGTGATCATGGGCCACGAGAACGTCGGCACGATCGAAGAGGTTGGCGAAATCGCGGCTAAGCGGTGGGGCGTCAAGCCCGGCGACCGCGTTGCTCTCCATGAATACCTGCCGTGCTGGAATTGCGAGTGGTGTATGAAGGGCGATTTCCGTCTGTGCATGGAAGTCGATTTCTTCAACGTGAAGGATCGTCTGAATACCGATCGATTCGGCATGTCCACCGCCAACAAGCCGCCGCATCTGTGGGGCGGTTACGCGCAGTACATGCACATGCCGCTCAACACGGTGATGCACAAGATTCCCCACGACATGCCGGCCACGCATGCGACGCTGGCCGTGCCGTTCGGCAACGGCGTGCAGTGGGCGTGTCTTGACGGTGGCGCAGGCCCCGGCAAGGTCGTGCTCGTCTTCGGCCCTGGCCAGCAGGGTTTGGGCTGCGTGCTGGCGGCAAAGGCCGCTGGCTCGTACACGGTGATTCTCGCGGGTATGACGCGTGACCAGACTCGTCTCGATCTGTCGCTGCGCCTTGGCGCCGACTACGCGATCAATGTCGAGACGCAAGACCTCGAAGCCGAAGTGATGCGTATCACGAAGGGCCGTGGCGTGGACGTCGTTGTCGATACCACGGGCGATCCCAAAGGCGAAATCGTCAAGCAGGCGATCGCGCTGGCAGCGAAGGGCGCCTACCTGAGCCTGAACGGCCTGGAACAGCACGTGCCGATCGGCGAGATCAAGAAGCGCTATCTGACGGTGCGTGCACCGCGTGGCCGTAGCTATGCGGCTGTCGAACTGGCACTGCGCTATATCGGTTCGGGCCGCTATCCGATCGACGAGGTGTGCTCGCACACCTTCGGACTCGCACAGACACACCAAGCGATCCTGGCGACGGCCGGGCGTGGCGTCGAAGGCGCTATCCACGTCTGTGTCGATCCGTGGAAATAA
- a CDS encoding DUF4148 domain-containing protein, translating to MNSVPRIALGVLAAACCFASIAALAQPYDSTVPLTRATVRADLIEWRKAGYDQSDDWFDYPDSAIRAGAIVAQWHEAAGARTGQTPQ from the coding sequence ATGAACTCCGTTCCGCGTATAGCGCTCGGCGTCCTTGCCGCGGCGTGCTGTTTCGCGTCGATTGCGGCGCTGGCCCAACCGTACGATTCGACGGTGCCGCTCACACGAGCCACGGTGCGCGCCGACCTGATCGAATGGCGGAAGGCGGGCTACGACCAGTCCGACGACTGGTTCGACTACCCCGATAGCGCGATACGCGCAGGCGCGATCGTGGCGCAATGGCATGAGGCGGCCGGCGCTCGAACTGGTCAGACGCCCCAGTAG
- a CDS encoding DoxX family membrane protein, whose protein sequence is MDNDDRKTMPQLIGKVILTFCRLYLGGWMVVSGTSYWRTALGMSPIFPQPFGTLPESNELLVTMVHTHFFHIVKTCEILGGLSLILGIFVPVGLLMLLPVSFVVWYNAIVLNHRFDKMFTPYMGVGCLYMNLILMVWYIKYYLPMMTFKTTIGRISDWKKLPKIFKSDAVDLI, encoded by the coding sequence ATGGACAACGATGATCGCAAAACGATGCCGCAACTCATCGGCAAAGTCATCCTGACGTTCTGCCGGCTGTATCTTGGCGGCTGGATGGTCGTCAGCGGTACCAGCTACTGGCGTACGGCTCTCGGCATGTCGCCGATCTTCCCGCAACCGTTCGGCACGCTGCCCGAGTCGAATGAGCTGCTGGTCACGATGGTTCACACGCACTTTTTCCATATCGTGAAGACGTGTGAAATTCTGGGTGGCCTTTCGCTCATTCTCGGTATCTTCGTCCCGGTCGGCCTGCTTATGCTTCTGCCGGTGTCGTTCGTCGTCTGGTACAACGCGATCGTGTTGAACCATCGCTTCGACAAGATGTTCACGCCGTACATGGGCGTTGGTTGCCTATATATGAACCTGATTCTGATGGTCTGGTACATCAAGTACTACCTGCCGATGATGACGTTCAAAACCACGATCGGCCGCATCAGCGACTGGAAGAAGCTGCCAAAAATTTTCAAGTCGGACGCTGTTGATTTGATCTGA
- a CDS encoding TRAP transporter substrate-binding protein gives MLLIVQPLIAHGQPVQTLTIVEYRAHMSPDQPTMRGMARFADIVNRESHGRLVVSVSADTVPGSPGEQIKALQAGGPGAPDLMLLVTPALRHLVPEFEIMDLPYVVRSERQAQALLDGPFGQALLSRLEGHGLTGLAWWENGFRQITTSGQPFRHALDLANRPVRVIPEPAFVETFKVLGADVVGLPYSELYGALKSGRIVAEDNFYSQILAGHLYDVQSAVSVTNHSYSAIAVVANSAVWQKLTVQDRNVLQHAAIEAGRFERDLIREQAKTDRAELERHGMTVHTVATDEIAKLDTLTDPVRQQFFRNYDPKIVDMYRRQIAKR, from the coding sequence ATGCTGTTGATCGTGCAGCCGTTGATCGCGCATGGGCAGCCTGTTCAAACGCTCACGATCGTAGAGTATCGAGCGCATATGTCGCCGGACCAGCCGACAATGCGCGGCATGGCCAGGTTCGCAGATATCGTGAACCGGGAGTCTCACGGTCGTCTGGTGGTGAGCGTGAGCGCCGATACAGTACCGGGTTCGCCGGGTGAGCAGATCAAAGCATTGCAGGCAGGTGGCCCGGGCGCCCCGGATTTGATGCTGCTGGTGACGCCGGCATTGCGTCATCTCGTGCCCGAATTCGAGATCATGGATCTGCCGTATGTTGTCCGCAGCGAACGTCAGGCGCAGGCGCTGCTCGATGGTCCGTTCGGACAAGCTCTGTTGTCGCGCCTCGAGGGTCACGGTCTGACGGGTCTGGCCTGGTGGGAGAACGGCTTCCGACAGATCACGACGTCGGGCCAGCCGTTCCGGCACGCGCTCGATCTGGCGAACCGGCCGGTTCGCGTGATCCCGGAACCCGCGTTCGTTGAGACGTTCAAGGTCTTGGGCGCTGACGTCGTGGGACTTCCGTATTCTGAACTATACGGAGCATTGAAGAGTGGACGCATCGTTGCGGAAGATAACTTCTATTCGCAGATCTTGGCCGGTCACCTTTATGACGTTCAATCGGCCGTTTCGGTCACGAATCACTCATACAGCGCCATTGCTGTGGTTGCCAATTCGGCGGTCTGGCAGAAGTTGACGGTGCAGGATCGAAATGTCTTACAACACGCTGCAATAGAAGCTGGGCGCTTTGAGCGCGATCTGATTCGAGAACAGGCGAAAACCGATCGTGCTGAGCTTGAGCGTCACGGAATGACGGTTCATACCGTCGCGACGGATGAAATAGCAAAACTGGACACCCTTACAGATCCCGTCAGACAGCAATTCTTCCGCAACTACGATCCCAAGATCGTCGATATGTATCGACGTCAAATAGCGAAACGCTAG
- a CDS encoding FAD-dependent oxidoreductase produces the protein MDNEKMEVNWTEPRWDEQADMVVVGYGGAGATFAFAAAEQGADVLILEKGAQGGGNSVCVAGGLIMTSVDEEESFKYLNWLCAGQTEESVLRHFVSSLKDIPAFQHKLELPLKDNPQPFSAPGFFPEFAGAPGAESIKGMSVVAAPGGAGLYNAISAQAEKAGARVKYSTRVTRLIQHPVTRAILGVEAEREDGTTITIRGRKATVLASGGFEANEAMCKQFLTACPIYFLGSPNLTGDGIRMAQEVGAQLWHMNAVAGPLNMGIKTKEGYVYVTYDLNKVAGFGYKSGAFKDGGSLLWVNRQAKRFHNETIDTSVVQHGLANRDTWLATTPGIPEFTNVPAFHIFDEKVRAGGAAMTTLNSRVPPWSQDNLKELEEGLIIKADTLEELALKCQWPEIPGVTKAGHLDPQALRETVERYNEQCRLNADPEFGRETFLVPLNDEGPYYAIGPMLPTYLNTHGGPKHDAGQRVLDHQDKPIPGLYAVGECGSLWGPFYNSMGDIAEFIVSGMTAAKTALSDSEDRKLR, from the coding sequence ATGGATAACGAAAAGATGGAAGTGAACTGGACCGAGCCCCGATGGGATGAACAGGCCGATATGGTTGTGGTCGGCTATGGCGGTGCGGGCGCAACGTTCGCGTTCGCTGCCGCCGAACAGGGCGCTGACGTGCTCATCCTCGAAAAGGGTGCGCAGGGTGGCGGTAACTCGGTCTGTGTGGCGGGTGGTCTGATCATGACCTCCGTCGATGAAGAAGAGTCTTTCAAGTATCTGAACTGGTTGTGTGCAGGTCAGACCGAGGAGAGCGTTCTTCGTCATTTCGTCTCAAGTCTCAAAGACATACCTGCGTTCCAGCACAAACTGGAATTGCCGCTCAAAGACAACCCGCAGCCGTTCTCGGCCCCGGGTTTCTTTCCCGAGTTCGCGGGCGCTCCGGGTGCCGAGAGCATCAAGGGTATGAGCGTCGTGGCCGCGCCAGGCGGCGCAGGTCTCTATAACGCGATCTCGGCTCAAGCAGAGAAGGCGGGTGCACGTGTCAAGTACAGCACGCGTGTTACGCGTCTGATTCAGCATCCGGTGACGCGTGCGATTCTCGGTGTCGAAGCCGAACGCGAAGATGGCACGACGATCACGATTCGCGGTCGCAAGGCAACGGTGCTGGCCAGCGGTGGCTTCGAAGCGAACGAGGCCATGTGCAAGCAGTTCCTCACCGCATGCCCGATCTATTTCCTGGGCAGCCCAAATCTGACCGGCGACGGCATCCGCATGGCACAGGAAGTCGGTGCCCAGTTGTGGCACATGAACGCCGTGGCAGGCCCGCTCAACATGGGCATCAAGACTAAGGAAGGGTACGTCTACGTCACGTATGACCTTAACAAGGTAGCGGGTTTCGGCTACAAGTCGGGCGCGTTCAAGGACGGCGGCAGTCTGCTGTGGGTGAACCGACAGGCGAAGCGCTTCCACAACGAAACGATCGACACGTCGGTCGTTCAACACGGGTTGGCGAATCGCGACACATGGCTAGCAACGACGCCGGGCATTCCGGAATTCACCAACGTGCCGGCATTCCACATCTTCGACGAAAAGGTTCGGGCCGGTGGGGCGGCGATGACCACGCTGAATTCGCGCGTGCCGCCGTGGAGCCAGGACAACCTCAAGGAACTCGAAGAAGGTCTGATCATCAAGGCCGATACGCTCGAAGAATTGGCGTTGAAGTGCCAATGGCCGGAAATCCCGGGCGTGACCAAGGCAGGTCACCTCGATCCTCAGGCGCTTCGTGAGACGGTCGAGCGCTATAACGAGCAGTGCCGTCTGAATGCCGATCCCGAGTTCGGACGCGAGACGTTCCTGGTGCCGCTCAACGACGAGGGGCCGTACTACGCGATCGGACCCATGCTGCCGACGTACCTCAATACCCACGGTGGACCGAAACATGATGCGGGGCAACGTGTTCTCGATCATCAGGACAAGCCGATTCCCGGTCTCTATGCAGTTGGGGAGTGTGGATCCTTGTGGGGTCCGTTTTACAACTCGATGGGCGATATTGCGGAGTTCATCGTATCAGGCATGACAGCAGCGAAGACCGCACTTTCCGATAGCGAGGATCGGAAGCTTCGCTGA
- a CDS encoding amidohydrolase family protein, whose protein sequence is MIDSHAHLISTNVEKYPPSPLSGTLEANAFDNPVTAERLIDLLDACGVEKALAVQRAHLYGFHNDYVVDSAEQYPDRLRSLCMIDALADNVEETVRYWVGQRGSVGIRLTEPHKGADSSWFASKEAMRAWSAVSDFGGSVRLHFYRWNRVAALEALRDVVKQFPNTPVILDHFSNIVGESGAPDYGVDEALLKFVDSPNVYLLYSMINLSKLKALELPAAPVVERVVRSFGADRVMWGSDIAQSKGEYKDMVQLAKDSVSSLSEADQRKVLHTTAERVYFS, encoded by the coding sequence ATGATCGATAGTCACGCCCACCTGATTTCCACGAACGTGGAGAAATATCCGCCGTCGCCGTTGAGCGGCACGCTCGAAGCCAACGCATTCGACAACCCGGTGACGGCCGAACGCCTGATCGACCTGCTCGACGCTTGTGGTGTCGAGAAGGCGCTCGCGGTCCAGCGCGCTCACCTCTACGGCTTCCACAACGACTATGTGGTGGACTCCGCAGAGCAATATCCCGATCGTCTGCGGTCGCTGTGCATGATCGATGCACTGGCCGACAACGTGGAAGAAACCGTGCGCTACTGGGTTGGCCAGCGTGGCTCGGTCGGCATTCGTCTGACGGAGCCGCACAAGGGCGCGGACTCGAGCTGGTTCGCGTCGAAAGAAGCCATGCGTGCATGGTCGGCCGTGTCGGATTTCGGCGGCTCGGTGCGCCTGCACTTCTACCGCTGGAATCGCGTCGCCGCGCTCGAAGCGCTTCGAGACGTCGTCAAGCAATTCCCGAACACGCCAGTCATTCTCGATCACTTTTCGAACATCGTCGGCGAATCGGGTGCACCGGACTACGGCGTGGACGAAGCGCTGCTCAAGTTCGTCGACTCGCCGAACGTCTACCTGCTGTACTCGATGATCAACCTCAGCAAGCTGAAGGCACTCGAGCTGCCGGCAGCGCCCGTCGTCGAGCGTGTCGTCCGGTCGTTCGGAGCCGACCGCGTGATGTGGGGTTCGGACATCGCGCAGTCGAAGGGTGAGTACAAGGACATGGTTCAGTTGGCAAAGGATTCAGTGTCGTCGCTCTCTGAAGCAGATCAGCGGAAGGTCCTGCACACGACCGCTGAACGCGTGTACTTCAGCTGA
- a CDS encoding MFS transporter, with protein sequence MSETAEVRATFAPAEAASDSKTSKGAWWMLAILTATYVVSFIDRGAISLVVGPIKEDLGISDLEVSWLLGLSFMLLYSVLGVPMGALVDKYERRRLLGGAIMAWSAVQVLCGLSQTYVQLFVTRVGLGVGESALSPGAASMIRDAFPPQRRSLAFGIYNIGPLLGTGLALGLGGFLLKAASAGAFAGLPLVGGLKPWHFVLLVPGLIGIPFAVLLWLVREPARRDVNAGSGVTYRQALCFAWTNKAVYVQLWVAICLYGIAVGSQMAWLPEIIARTLNVPRPEIGKALGGVALLASPAGLLILGRIADWLRERGMIDAPVRVAAVTTAIAAIVTACFPLIHSMNVGLIAYFVQTFMFSMFAVAGGATMANFTPGNMMGKLTAVYYLITNLLGLALGPTVVALVAKLFTGPNALGASFVVCYVISVALAVILLIRVCGALRRTAANS encoded by the coding sequence ATGAGTGAGACCGCAGAGGTGCGAGCGACGTTCGCACCCGCCGAAGCCGCTTCGGATTCGAAAACGTCGAAGGGAGCTTGGTGGATGCTCGCCATTTTGACGGCGACATACGTGGTCTCCTTCATCGATCGGGGCGCGATTTCCCTCGTCGTTGGGCCGATCAAGGAAGACCTCGGAATTTCCGATCTCGAAGTCAGTTGGCTTCTCGGGCTCTCATTCATGCTTCTGTACAGCGTGCTTGGCGTCCCCATGGGTGCGCTGGTCGATAAGTACGAGCGCCGGCGCCTGCTCGGTGGCGCGATCATGGCATGGTCCGCCGTTCAGGTTTTGTGCGGTCTGAGTCAGACGTACGTCCAGTTGTTCGTGACGCGGGTGGGCCTCGGTGTTGGCGAGTCCGCGCTGTCGCCTGGAGCCGCGTCGATGATTCGCGATGCGTTTCCGCCGCAACGCCGCAGCCTCGCGTTCGGCATTTACAACATCGGCCCGCTTCTCGGCACCGGTCTGGCTCTCGGGCTCGGCGGTTTTCTTCTGAAGGCGGCATCGGCGGGTGCATTTGCGGGCCTGCCGCTGGTTGGGGGGCTCAAACCATGGCATTTCGTGCTGCTGGTGCCGGGTCTTATCGGCATTCCGTTCGCCGTGCTTCTGTGGCTCGTACGTGAACCGGCACGCCGCGACGTCAACGCAGGCAGTGGGGTCACGTATCGTCAAGCGCTTTGTTTCGCGTGGACCAACAAGGCCGTCTACGTTCAACTCTGGGTTGCGATCTGCTTGTACGGCATTGCGGTTGGTTCGCAGATGGCCTGGCTTCCGGAAATCATCGCGCGCACGCTGAATGTCCCGCGTCCGGAGATCGGTAAGGCGTTGGGCGGTGTGGCACTGTTGGCGTCGCCTGCTGGCCTGTTGATCCTGGGCCGTATCGCTGACTGGCTGCGTGAACGCGGCATGATCGACGCACCGGTTCGTGTCGCCGCTGTCACGACGGCCATCGCTGCAATCGTCACCGCATGCTTCCCGCTGATTCACTCGATGAATGTCGGCCTGATCGCTTATTTCGTGCAGACGTTCATGTTCTCGATGTTCGCGGTAGCAGGCGGCGCAACGATGGCCAACTTCACGCCGGGCAACATGATGGGAAAACTGACGGCGGTCTACTACCTGATCACCAACCTGCTCGGCCTGGCGCTCGGGCCCACCGTCGTCGCGCTCGTTGCCAAACTGTTCACGGGTCCCAATGCACTCGGCGCTTCCTTCGTCGTTTGCTATGTGATCTCGGTAGCACTGGCAGTCATTCTGTTGATCCGTGTCTGTGGTGCACTGCGTCGTACGGCGGCAAATAGCTGA
- a CDS encoding aromatic ring-hydroxylating dioxygenase subunit alpha produces the protein MKFLRNCWYMVGWSSEFSATDIVPFTVMDEPLALYRKDDGTLVALEDLCPHRLAPLTVGRKEGDELRCMYHGLKFAADGRCTEIPGQERISSKVCVRSYPIEEKHGAAWVWMGDPAKADVALIPPIEGPDSDTYSMVCSKFVMNGNAELVADNLLDLSHAPFIHESTFGANNKVSLKVQKDGETKRGTTVLERGVVADRWHMGRPTNPYFDLPSDDNVVSTFLVPGVFILKINSFAPGVQNRFVDGKPNEQPIFRRCTCQMITPINDTQSMFFYNFGPDHEHADLKEHAFGIADAAFAEDKAIIEAQQAMIKKVPGRKMIMLAMDQPVLRYNEIYDGLRTKEEAEQAASPAA, from the coding sequence ATGAAATTCCTTCGGAACTGTTGGTACATGGTTGGCTGGTCGAGCGAGTTCTCGGCTACCGACATCGTCCCGTTCACCGTGATGGACGAACCGCTGGCGCTCTATCGCAAGGACGACGGCACGCTCGTCGCTCTGGAAGACCTGTGCCCGCACCGTTTGGCGCCGCTGACGGTTGGCCGCAAAGAAGGCGACGAACTGCGCTGCATGTATCACGGCCTGAAGTTCGCTGCCGATGGTCGCTGCACCGAAATCCCGGGCCAGGAGCGGATTTCGTCGAAGGTCTGCGTGCGCAGCTACCCGATCGAAGAAAAGCACGGTGCCGCATGGGTCTGGATGGGTGACCCGGCAAAGGCCGACGTCGCACTGATTCCGCCGATCGAAGGTCCGGATAGCGACACGTACTCGATGGTCTGCTCGAAGTTCGTCATGAACGGCAATGCAGAACTGGTGGCCGACAACCTGCTCGACCTGTCGCACGCACCGTTCATTCACGAATCGACGTTCGGTGCGAATAACAAGGTGTCGCTGAAGGTTCAGAAGGATGGCGAGACCAAGCGCGGCACGACGGTTCTCGAACGTGGCGTCGTCGCCGATCGTTGGCACATGGGCCGGCCGACGAACCCGTATTTCGATCTGCCTTCCGACGATAACGTGGTCAGCACCTTCCTGGTGCCGGGCGTCTTCATTCTGAAGATCAACTCCTTCGCACCGGGCGTTCAAAATCGTTTCGTCGACGGTAAGCCAAACGAGCAACCGATCTTCCGTCGCTGCACGTGCCAGATGATTACGCCGATCAACGATACGCAATCGATGTTCTTCTACAACTTCGGTCCGGATCATGAGCACGCCGATCTGAAGGAACACGCATTCGGAATCGCCGACGCGGCATTCGCCGAAGACAAGGCAATCATCGAAGCGCAGCAGGCAATGATCAAGAAGGTGCCGGGCCGCAAGATGATCATGCTGGCGATGGATCAGCCGGTGCTGCGTTACAACGAGATTTATGACGGCCTTCGCACGAAGGAAGAAGCCGAGCAGGCAGCATCTCCCGCAGCCTAA
- a CDS encoding mandelate racemase/muconate lactonizing enzyme family protein: MKITRVECVPVSMPLKKPLKLPNVTITCLNTLVVRIYADNGLVGVAESGDTSSWYRGESQASMTAMISDIFAPRILLGEDPCNIEKIVGMMDQLARDNNQAKALVDCALHDLKGKALGRPVYDLLGGRTRESVPLGWVLSAGDPEKVAEAAVQVREAGFSAFKLKVGRHTFDNDVATAREVRKALGQDAMITLDANGSWNYEQALKTVRRLDEYNLAFMEQPLAHQYRDSMSKLRERVNTPIYADEGAQELGDLREIAERRSADGVILKIQKVGGLLKAQRFLAACRIYDIPVFCSTLIGGGIESGPSTHLMVSDQWACQFMSESMGPLAVHSVFNSDEIPAGEDLAIGGQRFARGRAYPSEGPGFGFEVDEKLLNKIITPGAAHRVVQA, translated from the coding sequence GTGAAAATTACCCGCGTTGAGTGCGTTCCGGTTTCAATGCCGCTTAAGAAGCCGCTGAAGCTTCCGAACGTCACGATCACCTGTCTGAATACGCTCGTGGTGCGTATCTATGCCGATAACGGATTGGTGGGCGTTGCTGAATCTGGCGACACCTCGTCGTGGTATCGCGGTGAAAGCCAGGCCTCGATGACGGCAATGATTTCCGATATTTTCGCTCCGCGAATTCTGCTCGGCGAAGATCCGTGCAATATCGAAAAAATCGTCGGCATGATGGATCAGCTCGCACGCGACAACAATCAGGCGAAAGCTCTCGTCGATTGTGCGTTGCATGACCTGAAGGGGAAAGCACTCGGTCGCCCGGTCTACGATCTTCTGGGTGGCCGCACTCGCGAGTCAGTTCCGTTGGGCTGGGTTCTCTCGGCCGGCGATCCGGAAAAAGTGGCAGAGGCAGCAGTCCAGGTTCGGGAGGCTGGTTTCTCCGCCTTCAAACTCAAGGTTGGGCGCCATACGTTCGACAACGATGTGGCAACGGCCCGTGAAGTGCGCAAAGCACTCGGCCAGGACGCGATGATCACGCTGGACGCAAATGGTTCGTGGAATTACGAGCAGGCCCTGAAGACGGTGCGTCGCCTGGACGAATACAACCTCGCTTTCATGGAGCAGCCGCTGGCGCATCAATACCGCGACAGCATGTCCAAACTCCGCGAGCGCGTGAACACGCCGATTTACGCAGACGAGGGGGCGCAGGAACTTGGCGACCTGCGCGAGATCGCGGAGCGCCGCTCGGCTGACGGCGTAATTCTGAAGATTCAAAAGGTCGGCGGTCTGCTCAAGGCGCAACGATTCCTGGCGGCATGCCGGATCTACGACATCCCCGTGTTCTGCTCCACCTTGATCGGCGGCGGTATCGAGTCGGGCCCGAGCACGCATTTGATGGTCTCGGATCAGTGGGCGTGCCAGTTCATGAGCGAAAGCATGGGGCCTCTGGCCGTGCATTCGGTATTCAACAGCGACGAGATTCCGGCGGGCGAAGATCTGGCAATCGGCGGTCAGCGGTTTGCCCGGGGCCGGGCATATCCGAGCGAAGGGCCGGGCTTTGGATTCGAGGTCGATGAAAAGCTCCTGAACAAAATCATCACGCCGGGCGCAGCCCATCGGGTCGTTCAGGCGTAA